In Alligator mississippiensis isolate rAllMis1 chromosome 10, rAllMis1, whole genome shotgun sequence, one DNA window encodes the following:
- the LOC102568875 gene encoding histamine H3 receptor, with the protein MAGEAGAALNASGAARALQLPGGAALAALMGLLALGTVLGNALVILAFAAERGLRTRGNFFFLNLALADLLVGGFCIPLYIPYVLTGRWRLGRGWCKLWLVVDYLVCTASVFNIVLISFDRFVSVTRAVSYRAQKGMTRNAVLKMIFVWVAAFLLYGPAIISWEYVAQKSILPEGECYAEFFYNWYFLMIASTIEFFTPFISVTYFNLSIYMNIRKRTSLRNESLAPGQEDYEMNFQRKKREHIIFFVKPADRQRDQKRRASSLSPNRPCGSRLSLHKFDSQSLNFHVSQDLPPLQVDVETKPPKDSFYKATEDVCNTTRRTDIANTMASRFRLSRDKRVAKSLAIIVCVFGLCWAPYTLLMIIRAACHGQCVHHSLYEISFWLLWLNSAINPILYPLCHMSFRKAFIKLLCPGKAKIHPHIFM; encoded by the exons ATGGCGGGGGAGGCGGGCGCGGCGCTGAACGCGTCGGGCGCGGCGCGGGCGCTGCAGCTGCCCGGCGGGGCGGCGCTGGCCGCGCTCATGGGGCTGCTGGCGCTGGGCACCGTGCTGGGCAACGCCCTGGTCATCCTGGCCTTCGCGGCCGAGCGCGGGCTCCGCACGCGGGGAAACTTCTTCTTCCTCAACCTGGCGCTCGCCGACCTGCTGGTGG GCGGCTTCTGCATCCCCCTCTACATCCCCTACGTGCTGACGGGCCGCTggcggctgggccggggctgGTGCAAGCTGTGGCTGGTGGTGGACTACCTGGTGTGCACCGCCTCCGTCTTCAACATCGTGCTCATCAGCTTCGACCGCTTCGTCTCGGTCACCAGAGCG GTGAGCTACAGGGCTCAGAAAGGGATGACCagaaatgcagtattaaagatGATATTTGTATGGGTTGCAGCTTTTCTTCTCTATGGACCAGCCATCATCAGCTGGGAGTATGTTGCTCAGAAGAGTATTCTCCCTGAAGGAGAATGTTATGCAGAATTCTTCTATAATTGGTATTTCCTAATGATTGCTTCCACCATTGAATTCTTTACGCCTTTCATCAGTGTTACATACTTTAACTTAAGTATTTATATGAATATCAGAAAACGCACTTCTTTAAGAAATGAAAGCCTAGCACCTGGTCAGGAGGACTATGAAATGAATTtccaaaggaaaaagagagagcacATTATATTCTTTGTAAAACCTGCTGACAGACAAAGAGATCAGAAAAGGAGAGCAAGCAGCCTTTCCCCCAATAGACCTTGTGGTTCAAGGCTCAGCCTACATAAATTTGACAGCCAGTCATTAAATTTCCATGTCAGCCAAGATCTACCACCCTTGCAGGTGGATGTTGAGACCAAGCCACCCAAAGACAGTTTTTATAAAGCTACAGAAGATGTTTGCAATACCACAAGAAGAACAGACATTGCCAATACCATGGCAAGCAGATTTAGACTTTCCCGAGATAAGAGAGTGGCCAAGTCTTTAGCAATTATCGTCTGTGTGTTTGGTTTGTGTTGGGCTCCTTATACACTTCTAATGATCATTAGAGCAGCTTGCCACGGGCAATGTGTACATCATTCTCTCTATGAAATTTCATTTTGGCTCCTCTGGCTAAATTCAGCAATTAACCCTATTTTATATCCACTATGCCATATGAGCTTCAGAAAGGCTTTTATAAAACTGTTGTGTCCTGGCAAGGCCAAAATTCATCCCCATATttttatgtaa